From the genome of Gorilla gorilla gorilla isolate KB3781 chromosome 4, NHGRI_mGorGor1-v2.1_pri, whole genome shotgun sequence, one region includes:
- the GRAMD2B gene encoding GRAM domain-containing protein 2B isoform X10: MYKANMHFHKLFLSVPTEEPLKQSFTCALQKEILYQGKLFVSENWICFHSKVFGKDTKISIPAFSVTLIKKTKTALLVPNALIIATVTDRYIFVSLLSRDSTYKLLKSVCGHLENTSVGNSPNPSSAENSFRADRPSSLPLDFNDEFSDLDGVVQQRRQDMEGYSSSGSQTPESENSRVDFHVTESQTVLNVSKGEAKPTRADAHVNRVPEGKAKSLPAQSLSETVGILHKVKSQKCPMLHHILIFYAIVVCALIISTFYMRYRINTLEEQLGLLTSIVDTHNTEQAAPSGLGSQVQFSVEVLCQELTANIVKLEKIQNNLQKLLENGD, translated from the exons ATG TACAAGGCCAATATGCACTTTCACAAGTTGTTTCTTAGTGTCCCAACGGAGGAACCACTGAAGCAAA GCTTTACCTGTGCTCTACAGAAAGAAATACTATACCAAGGAAAGCTCTTTGTATCAGAAAACTGGATCTGTTTTCATTCCAAAGTCTTTGGAAAAGACACAAAG ATCTCTATTCCAGCTTTCTCGGTAACCCtaataaagaaaaccaaaactgcTCTTCTAGTGCCAAACGCCCTGATCATAGCAACAGTCACAGACAGG tacaTATTTGTCTCCTTACTCTCCAGAGATTCAACTTACAAACTACTAAAATCTGTGTGTGGACACTTAGAA AATACAAGTGTTGGTAACAGTCCCAATCCATCTTCTGCTGAAAACAGTTTCCGAGCAGACCGCCCTTCATCTCTGCCTCTG GATTTCAATGATGAATTCTCAGATCTGGATGGAGTGGTTCAACAAAGAAGGCAAGACATGGAAGGATACAGCAGTTctggttctcaaactcctgaatctGAGAACTCTCGAG TAGATTTCCATGTGACAGAATCCCAAACAGTTCTGAATGTCTCCAAGGGAGAAGCAAAGCCAACTCGGGCAGATGCCCATGTGAACAGAGTACCTGAAGGAAAAGCCAAGAGTCTCCCTGCACAGA GTCTGTCAGAAACTGTTGGAATCTTACATAAAGTCAAGTCTCAGAAATGTCCGATGCTTCACCATATTCTTATATTCTATGCAATTGT TGTCTGTGCACTAATCATCTCGACCTTCTACATGAGATACAGAATTAATACTCTGGAGGAGCAGCTGGGGTTACTAACCTCCATTGTGGACACCCATAATACTGA ACAGGCAGCACCATCTGGCCTGGGGTCACAAGTACAATTCAGTGTGGAGGTTCTCTGTCAAGAGCTtacagccaacatagtgaaattagAAAAG atacaaaataacTTACAGAAGTTGCTTGAGAATGGTGACTGA
- the GRAMD2B gene encoding GRAM domain-containing protein 2B isoform X7 translates to MVWRRKRKPAGRQQPNPLPHLWRRTPQTRRKSLAYAHIFSPNLCFIQDQESKSSFDGASLASDKNDCKTESKNDPKTERKKSSSSSQYKANMHFHKLFLSVPTEEPLKQSFTCALQKEILYQGKLFVSENWICFHSKVFGKDTKISIPAFSVTLIKKTKTALLVPNALIIATVTDRYIFVSLLSRDSTYKLLKSVCGHLENTSVGNSPNPSSAENSFRADRPSSLPLDFNDEFSDLDGVVQQRRQDMEGYSSSGSQTPESENSRVDFHVTESQTVLNVSKGEAKPTRADAHVNRVPEGKAKSLPAQSLSETVGILHKVKSQKCPMLHHILIFYAIVVCALIISTFYMRYRINTLEEQLGLLTSIVDTHNTEQAAPSGLGSQVQFSVEVLCQELTANIVKLEKIQNNLQKLLENGD, encoded by the exons ATGGtgtggaggagaaaaagaaagcctGCAGGTCGCCAACAGCCCAATCCCCTACCCCATCTGTGGAGGCGGACTCCCCAGACCAGAAGAAAATCATTAGCCTATG CCCATATCTTCTCTCCAAATCTATGCTTCATTCAGGACCAAGA GTCAAAATCCAGTTTTGATGGTGCCTCTTTAGCAAGTGATAAGAACGACtgtaaaacagaaagcaaaaatgaccctaagactgaaagaaaaaagtcttcaTCTTCCAGCCAG TACAAGGCCAATATGCACTTTCACAAGTTGTTTCTTAGTGTCCCAACGGAGGAACCACTGAAGCAAA GCTTTACCTGTGCTCTACAGAAAGAAATACTATACCAAGGAAAGCTCTTTGTATCAGAAAACTGGATCTGTTTTCATTCCAAAGTCTTTGGAAAAGACACAAAG ATCTCTATTCCAGCTTTCTCGGTAACCCtaataaagaaaaccaaaactgcTCTTCTAGTGCCAAACGCCCTGATCATAGCAACAGTCACAGACAGG tacaTATTTGTCTCCTTACTCTCCAGAGATTCAACTTACAAACTACTAAAATCTGTGTGTGGACACTTAGAA AATACAAGTGTTGGTAACAGTCCCAATCCATCTTCTGCTGAAAACAGTTTCCGAGCAGACCGCCCTTCATCTCTGCCTCTG GATTTCAATGATGAATTCTCAGATCTGGATGGAGTGGTTCAACAAAGAAGGCAAGACATGGAAGGATACAGCAGTTctggttctcaaactcctgaatctGAGAACTCTCGAG TAGATTTCCATGTGACAGAATCCCAAACAGTTCTGAATGTCTCCAAGGGAGAAGCAAAGCCAACTCGGGCAGATGCCCATGTGAACAGAGTACCTGAAGGAAAAGCCAAGAGTCTCCCTGCACAGA GTCTGTCAGAAACTGTTGGAATCTTACATAAAGTCAAGTCTCAGAAATGTCCGATGCTTCACCATATTCTTATATTCTATGCAATTGT TGTCTGTGCACTAATCATCTCGACCTTCTACATGAGATACAGAATTAATACTCTGGAGGAGCAGCTGGGGTTACTAACCTCCATTGTGGACACCCATAATACTGA ACAGGCAGCACCATCTGGCCTGGGGTCACAAGTACAATTCAGTGTGGAGGTTCTCTGTCAAGAGCTtacagccaacatagtgaaattagAAAAG atacaaaataacTTACAGAAGTTGCTTGAGAATGGTGACTGA